A part of Aegilops tauschii subsp. strangulata cultivar AL8/78 chromosome 2, Aet v6.0, whole genome shotgun sequence genomic DNA contains:
- the LOC109746284 gene encoding putative F-box protein At5g55150 has protein sequence METEDGGIQTTPDLPQDILMAIFAAFQIPDLVRAGSVCSSWRSAYETLRNLGLYNQSQTPCLLYTSESDGESTARLYSLVEKKAYRLTLPDPPIRTRSLIGSSPEGLLVTADDRSEMHLLNPITGQQIALPSVITIRQVSPIYDDSGVLRMYRYSARTRHTVLALPANLALSELRHQLHHKAFVFPLSHDDASLEEAGGHVVVLIHNPSCQLSFARAGAESWTWLPPHTSYDDCMYKDGLMHAVTSWGEIHGFDLASPAPVATMKIVMEGPMTYRYLSMYIIQAPWGDLLQVWRKFGDCDLGDTPQSSVFWTTGKIRVYKVDAAANELERTSSLRGHALFLGHNQSLCLRTEEYPSLKANHAYFTDDCKYWTMGLQNNRRDMGVLNLDDNSSEELVSPRLWSNRPAPIWITPNLREINFNLDN, from the coding sequence ATGGAGACGGAGGACGGTGGGATCCAGACGACGCCGGATCTGCCGCAGGACATCCTGATGGCCATCTTCGCCGCGTTCCAAATCCCAGACCTGGTGCGTGCCGGCTCCGTATGCTCCTCCTGGCGCTCCGCCTACGAAACCCTGCGCAACCTCGGGCTGTACAACCAGTCCCAGACGCCATGCCTGCTCTACACCTCCGAGTCCGACGGCGAGAGCACCGCGCGTCTCTACAGCCTCGTGGAGAAGAAGGCCTACAGGCTGACCCTCCCGGACCCGCCCATCCGCACCAGGTCTCTGATCGGGTCCTCCCCTGAAGGTTTGCTGGTTACAGCCGATGACAGGTCCGAGATGCATCTTCTCAACCCCATCACCGGTCAACAGATCGCCCTCCCGTCGGTGATCACCATCCGGCAGGTGAGCCCCATCTACGACGACTCCGGCGTCCTCCGCATGTACAGATACTCGGCCCGCACTAGGCATACCGTTCTCGCGCTGCCAGCAAACCTTGCTCTTAGCGAGCTGCGCCACCAACTCCATCACAAGGCCTTTGTGTTTCCTCTTTCTCATGACGATGCATCCTTAGAAGAAGCAGGAGGACACGTTGTGGTGCTGATCCACAACCCGTCTTGCCAGCTCTCCTTTGCAAGGGCAGGGGCCGAGAGCTGGACCTGGCTGCCACCACACACCTCCTACGACGACTGCATGTACAAGGATGGCCTCATGCATGCGGTGACTTCATGGGGAGAAATCCATGGCTTCGATCTTGCCAGCCCTGCCCCTGTGGCCACCATGAAGATCGTTATGGAGGGGCCAATGACTTATAGATATCTTAGTATGTACATCATACAAGCCCCATGGGGTGATCTTCTCCAGGTTTGGAGAAAATTTGGGGATTGTGATTTAGGAGATACACCCCAGTCATCTGTGTTTTGGACTACGGGCAAAATTAGAGTATATAAAGTTGATGCCGCGGCGAACGAACTCGAGAGAACCAGTTCCTTGCGCGGCCATGCGTTGTTCCTTGGGCATAATCAGTCGCTTTGTCTTCGTACCGAAGAATACCCGTCTCTTAAGGCGAACCATGCCTACTTCACCGACGATTGCAAGTATTGGACAATGGGACTCCAGAATAATCGCCGTGATATGGGAGTTCTCAACTTGGATGATAACAGCAGCGAGGAACTTGTGTCTCCTCGCCTTTGGTCCAACCGTCCGGCCCCCATATGGATTACACCAAATCTCAGAGAGATAAACTTTAATTTGGATAATTAG